The sequence ttctatttaaaaaaattttttttattgtatttattttatttttattttagtggcaTACAGGCCACAGCCGCCATTTGactttaattttaacaatttccCTCTTGATTGACAATTTGAGATGCTTTGGTGGTCTAGGGATTTTCAGTTCCCTATATTGCCCAAGGAACTCTCTCATCAACGCGCCTATTCTAGGTTGGCAGCACTGCCCATCCTGTTCCCGCGCATTTTGAATCTGTACCAttcaattttctcatttttcccaTTCATTACATAATTCAGCAATacatttaattctaattttcttcaatacTGTTAAGTTCTCCTTACACACCAGCCGCTATTTCATTAGCAAAAATTAACACATCCACCTCTGGCTGTAATTTTAGTATCTAGTTTACAAACTACACCtacagttaaagggttaaagaatTCACAGGATTTTTAAAAACTAAATTTTACTTCCAGGTTCAAGAGTTCGAGCACATAAATGGATATTATTCCATGCCCGAGATGATCAGAAAACCCGTCGAGCCCGTGAAAGTGGAACCTGGCGCAGAAGCAGCGACTGGAACGAGTAGCACCAGTGCCACGCCGGCTACATCGAACGCGCCCAGTCCGAGTCCTGCTGCGACTCCAACCCCGCTCACGGTTCCCGGAACAGCCAGCACAGAAACGAGCAAGGTCAATTCCGACGCCTCTGAGGCGAAGGAATGTAAAGAGGAGCCAAAAGACAAAGATGTTAGTGTCTTTTTTAAAATCGTATTATTGTAATTAACAGGACAGGCCtgtaacaaatttatttattttttaattttatttatttatttccttgtatACGGGAAAACATCCCTATAGTGTACATACAGTGCGGTTACAATTACAATAATGTGTCACTAGAATTACCAAAGTTGGTAATACATTAACCGTGTTCAAGTAGTCTaacaaaatgattttaaaattaaataaagagaAGAAATCAATACGTATAcaataaaattatgattatttttagaGCGTAGACGGGAAAGACGTGAAGGAAGAACCGAAAGAttcgaaggaggaggaggataaTAACGCAGAGAAGGATAAAGAGAAGGAAGATgtgaagaaagaagagaaggatGCGGACGCGGAAGGAACCGACAAAGAGAAAGATGCGAAAGATGTTAAGGATGAGAAATCAGCGGCGAAGAGCGACGAGAAAGTAGAAAGTAGTGATAATAAACCAAAACAAGATTCAGAAGAGGACGTGGTTATTGTTAAAGATGATGAGGAAGAAACTGAAAAGCGAgaggtatttaaaaattccacggttattaggtgtacaaattaatttggtgcctttggtatttttaattaccaaagtaattaatcttttcttaattactattttaaatttgaacctTTTCTCATGTTTCTATGTATCTGAAAAGTGGCAGgaaaataacaataacaattgtttcaataatcttctattaaaaataaagaaaaggcatagaattaatttgtacacctaataaatggtaataatttttcctactgtttattatatttttctctgTTATATTTACAGGATAAGGACAGCAAAGATAAAGATGTAAAGGACTGTGATTCAGAGATACTGAAACCCAAACGCAAATTCATGTTCAACATTGCAGACGGTGGTTTTACAGAATTACATACACTGTGGTTGAACGAGGAAAAAGCTGCAGTACCTGGTCGCGAATACGAAATATGGCATCGAAGACACGACTACTGGCTACTGGCTGGTATCGTTACACACGGCTATGGACGCTGGCAAGACATCCAAAACGACATCAGGTGAAATATATAACTCATAATATTTAAGCTAGAAAAATATGGCTCGTATTTTACTGGccagtattttatttaaatccttTGGTCAGGAGTTAAacctaaccgtttagtatttttatactgaCCGTTtagtattaggtgtacaaattaattcggtgcctttgctttttttaattaatagcttATTTTTAAGAAGTTATAATAACTACAATTGAATTTATTGTTATCGAtatcatattctcgcgccatttttcaaattcacaaaagcgcgggaaaatattcgaatttaaaatagtaactaaataagaaagtataatattgaaggtaccgaattaatttgtacacctaatatttttattccgactagtttgataataaaataatgaccGAAAATTGATTTAAATACTGGCCAATTAATTTGTTACCAAAAAATATTTCCAGAGTTATTGATTGCGTTATTTTCCCCCAGGTTCGCGATAATAAATGAACCGTTCAAAATGGACGTGGGTAAGGGTAACTTTttagaaataaagaataaattcCTGGCCCGGCGCTTCAAGCTTTTGGAACAAGCGTTGGTGATAGAGGAACAGTTGAGAAGAGCAGCGTACCTGAATCTAACGCAGGATCCAAATCATCCTGCGATGAGCCTGAATGCAAGATTTGCCGAAGTCGAGTGCCTTGCAGAATCGCATCAACACCTTAGTAAAGAAAGCCTTGCGGGCAATAAACCAGCGAACGCTGTATTGCATAAAGTAAAGTATCATTGTTGTAAATGGATGCAATTAATGATATAACACAATTGAATGCCaatgattatatttttatttataggtACTAAATCAATTAGAAGAACTACTGTCTGATATGAAATCAGACGTGAGTCGTTTACCGGCAACGTTAGCTCGTATTCCACCGGTTGCTCAAAGACTTCAGATGTCTGAAAGGTCGATATTGAGCCGACTGGCCGCCACCGCACCCGGTGGTAGTAGTTCTCAGTCTGGTCAGGCAGCCCTGTTAGCACAACAATTTCCAGCAGGCTTCTCTGGGGGACAATTACCGGCTACATTTGCCGGTGCTGCCAACTTTGGCAATTTTAGACCACAATACTCAGTACCAGGTCAACCACCGCAAGGTTTCACAGGTGCGTAACAAGGGATAAAGAAAGTGAAGATTTTTATTCATATGAATATTTACATTTCAGCTTGAAGATTAAATGGTTGACAGACAATGGCTCAAACGTGAACTCGTAATGGCGCAAATTGCACTACCTTAATGAGATCGTGTGCGCTATATTATTTTTCGTAAATTACGATTTTTAGCTGAATTTCATTAGAGAAAAGACgctaaagtattaaaaaaaagaaagaaaaaaaaatgaaaaaaacacaCGCGTAATATCTTACATCTAAATTACATTATTCCTGtatttattacatgtacattcgAGGGTTAGCATCAAGATTTTCATGTTTTGTATTTATACAATACGGTCCTTGTGGAAAGTggcataaattattttcttaaactaATTTAAGAGCATGATTTATACCTCTTCATCGACCGGAGTGTATCGTATCGTAACGATAAGTACATTttacttaaagaaaaaaaaaagaaaacttattTAAGAGATATAGATTTGCGTGGATCGTAAGGTGCGCTAATTAGACGCGCTAATTGTTCTGATAATTTattcacttctttttttttccacgacAATAATTTCGTTTTGGATACCTGAACGACTTAATTACGGTCCAAGATACCACGGTATCCTTAATCTATTATTTAATGGTTCAATCATTTTCTTTGGATTGCATGTTTACATATGAGTACCAAGAAACGCTACCAACAATGATTACTGACAACAATGTACGATAAACAATGGCAATCATTTTAGTTAAGACTGACGTGTTAACATATTACATTCGAGATAATTCATttcatacacacacacacacacacacacatacacacactaTATATGATACACGCTACTGTAATGCATgggttttatataataattaaataagaacGATGAGGTTTTTCATACACACTTTAATCCTCATTTTTCaactattaggtgtacaaattaattcggtgccattgcttttttaattaatagcttATTTTTGAGAGGTTATAATAACTACAATTATTGAATTTATCGTTATCGATATCgtattctcgcgccatttttcaaattcgcaaaagcgcgggaaaatagttcgaatttaaaatagtaactaagaaagtgtaatattaaaggtaccgaattcatttgtacacctaatattcaaataaatcatGGATACtatatatgtgtatgtatatttacACGAGAGACGAAAAGAGAGCAGAggcacaaaaaaaaaatatataagtcTGTTTGATACTTAAGTATTATAACAATGCACACGGTAATAATTACACTAATACGTAATTCAATGTTTCAGGGAACCGAATTCCTTTAACTCGTGACTCACGATTAAGCGCAAGATCATTAAGTAGGACTTAGGTTCGAATTTGATAATTCAATCATAATTTGATAATACTTTGTATATATTGTCGATTTTTCCATAACGTTCTGCACCATTGTAACAGGAACACACACACAGGTATATTATATAGTATTCATAAGGTAAAAAACAGAAAGCACCTAAACGCATCCCATGCATTATATTAGTAATACAattatataaatgtaattacGACAGGAAGGTTTAACAAGTTTTCAGTAAACACATTAATTGTTCGATCTTTTTTACCCCCCCAGATGCGAGACGACACTAGagcattttaattttcaattaaccagTTTGCCAAATTACTGCGCTGGCACATGATGATAAGTTTTCAAGGGTAATTTAGGATGTAGCCAAGGAATTTAAGAGAATGCGAGTGAGAGAGTGAGAGAAAGTGAGAGAGAAAGGAATGAATGGACAAGATAAATTGAAAAGTAAGTCAAACCACGGAAAATCGTTTGTTGTATGTATTAGTTCTGctggaataaattaataataattagaaattacagTGGTACTTAATATTTCTGTTTAATAAATTGTGAATCTCTTGAAAGGTATTATATTTTACAACCTTCTACCAATTTCAAAGCATATTCGTTATAAATCGTTTTATTAATTGGTGGGtggatttaaataaatacaaatgtttttaaaatataataaaagtattaGATATAAATAACTGATGGTAATACCAACATGACATCTTTCTATTTCTAACTATACATTGCAAATTGAACGCAGCATAAAATGTGTGCAGATATAAATTTTACACGGAGAAAATGATAATTCTTGCAgcaaataataaaacaattcaACTTTCTGTATGGAAAGGAAATTAACCGGACGTGTCCTTGTTCTGTCTTTGCTGAATCATTTCCCTGATATTGTTTTCACTTTCTTTCAGGTTTTGTTGCAAGTAAgtcttattattttctaaagttTTCACTTTTTCGTCGGCGTTCTTCATTCGTTTATCAAGTTCTGCTTTAATGTTATCTATATCATCTAAAAGAAACATCCGGCCGACAGATTCATAAGTCTTCGTATTCTTTGGATACGAAGAGATCTCCTTCATAGTCAACTCAGCGCGTTGTTTAGTTCGTTTTAGTTTTTCAATCTGCAAGTCTGCTAACTTTAGTTTCTGAGTAGTATCTATCACCTTCTCGTGTAACTGTGAGAAAGCTTTTCTCAATTCTTCGTCCGGTTCCCTGGCCATTATGTGCTCTGTAACAATTTTGGAGGTTAAAAAAGgtgtaatttataataaatgttatGTTTAGCATTTTTACTTTATCTtcaaatatataatattgtgcagtttgaaaatttaattaaatatacttaattgtttattattcaatattattGTTACCGTACATGGAAATAAATTATAGTGAATGAAAGGAGTATCTGTATCCTTGATTCCAGCTGATGGCTTGGTGGTTTATAGGGCTCCCAAGCGCTTATAAATTTAATGCAGCttttaaaatatgtaatttGGACGTGTATAAATTAGTACCAGAAATTCATTATAAATTCTTTATCTTGCAACGATTCCaatgtttaaaaattgcaaaattgaatatttttaataaactaaTAGTCGGTAAATAGAAACTCGAcgccagcgccatctatacaagaGCGGCGGAAACGACTCAATAAATTACCGACTAAACTTCCGACAGTCGGTAATCGACCcttcggcagtcggtaagttaacgaatagtttgcgcTGCTTtggtatagatggcgcaatggcCGATgacttggggtgtcagggaccccttaGCTATaatgtgcgacccatagactttctatagaaaaattgaaacctctaATTTTTGACTccgggtgtctgggacccctaaATCATGaatcctcgaaaacaaaggtacatatgtccagtcttttgcatctgtagtcactgtaaTATGTTACATTAACCTCAAAATAACAAATTGTAACAAACGTGACTGTAACCGGTAAATGATCATATGCAAGTAGAACAAGTTTCCTCCAAACATACAAGTATTTAGAAACCAGAAAGATATTGTTTGAATAACTTAAAAACAATACTATCCGATTTTACATATTGAATATTGAGGATTAACGCGTACATACTCTAATTAGAGGTTGTACTACTTTAATAAACTTTGCAAGTACCTACTCACTAAGCAGTGGTTTCTAAACTACAGTActgaattaaatattataaaaaatgacCCTGAAAAGCTTTCCTCGAGGTGGAAAGAAACCTCTGGACAAGAAATCATCAGATTCGgtaattttcttataaaaattgtaacttATAATTGTTTGTTAATTCGTAGTATTGTTTCAGCAGTTGTTTAAAAACCCTGAGAGGCACAATAAGAAGAAACAAAGGTCAGGGAAAAGTGATAAAGAGGAGGAAAATTTTGTAGCTACCACTGCAGAACGATTATCATATCTAACAATATCTGAAGGATTGGTAGTTTTAGGATGTGTGTCTGAAGCAACAGAATATGATTTAATAATATCCTTGCCAGGTGGTCTAATAGGTCGTGCTCAAGTTGCTGATATCAGTGAATCTTACACAAATTTGctgcaaaatttaattaacacagAAGACGCGCAACAGAATGAATTCAGGTCGTTGCCCGAATTATATTCATGCGGGGATTATGTTGTGTGTTATGTGAAAAGCATACAACCTCAAGAAAAGTGGCAGATCGCCTTATCCCTTGATCCTAGGCTGATAAATCAAAACGTGGACGTCGCTTATTTGGAGGATGGCTCAAGAATGTTATGTACTATCAGTAGCATAGAAGATCATGGATACGTTGTAGATACAGGCGTAAATAACGTAAGAGCATTTATACCTGCgccaaaaaataatgataaatccTTGTGTAAGTAAATTTTTACACCTATTATACAACCAATGgtgaataatatttcattaaatatagatataaatttcattagatCCAGGAAAACAGCTGTTATGTACCATagaagaaattgaaacgaatgaaaatacTTCAACAATTAAATTATCTACAAAACAGAAACATGCTGCAGTTCAAAATGACACTGAAATCAAATCTCTGGACAGTTTGATGCCAGGCACAAAATTTGAACTCTCTGTAAAAAAGGTATTATCCAATGGACTGTACGTTTCATTTGGTAGTAGCCACATAGGGTACATCAATCAACTGTATTTAAATGAGCCTTTATCTAAGTACATAGCAGGAATGGAAATTACTGGCACAATGTTGTACATTTTACCAACTGTAAAATTTGGATATTTCAGTTTATTGATAAAGAAACGTAGAAACGTAGATGCTATTCAACCTGGGCATGTCATAGACGATGCAACTACTTTATTCAGAGAATCCGGTGGAATTGCATTGCAGTTAACCAAGAATGGAACAAAGGGATTTGTTCCTCTGAAAAGAACAGAGGTGAATTACGATCAGatcattgaaaaatttgtacCTGGTACTAAACACAAATGCAGAGTGTTATCGTACAGTTGGATGGATGCTATGTACATTTGCACAATGGAACATTCGTTATTAgaacagaaatatttttcagtGTCTGACTTCAAGCCAGGTGATGTTGTGAACGTAAGAATCACAAGTATCAATGCAGAGTCTGGCTTCGTTAACGTACAAGTTGGTAAGATTAATGGACAAGTAGCACCGGAACACGTGTCCGACGAAGGTGCAAGTGccttaaagaaattaaaaacagaCAAAGAAGTGGAAGCAAGAGTCTTGGACGTCGATACCGCACGAAAGAAGGtgcattttacttttaaaaagtCCTTA comes from Osmia lignaria lignaria isolate PbOS001 chromosome 8, iyOsmLign1, whole genome shotgun sequence and encodes:
- the Pfdn1 gene encoding prefoldin subunit 1 isoform X1, giving the protein MYEHIMAREPDEELRKAFSQLHEKVIDTTQKLKLADLQIEKLKRTKQRAELTMKEISSYPKNTKTYESVGRMFLLDDIDNIKAELDKRMKNADEKVKTLENNKTYLQQNLKESENNIREMIQQRQNKDTSG
- the Pfdn1 gene encoding prefoldin subunit 1 isoform X2; amino-acid sequence: MAREPDEELRKAFSQLHEKVIDTTQKLKLADLQIEKLKRTKQRAELTMKEISSYPKNTKTYESVGRMFLLDDIDNIKAELDKRMKNADEKVKTLENNKTYLQQNLKESENNIREMIQQRQNKDTSG